ATTATGAAGCACAAATTATCAGCATAATAATACCTACCAACTCAAGTATCCTCTGATTTGAATAAAATCTCTTCAACATCATTCCACATGTGAGAATTTTTCGGAAACCTCTCCTTCATTTGTCCAACAAGCTCCTTTGCCTCTTGAACCTTGGAACTCTTGGCAAGCCCTACAACAAGCAACTTCATAGTCGAATAATTAGGTACCCAATCTTTCTCCATACTCTGCTTACAAACCTTCAACGCTTCTTCAAACTCACCATCTTTACACATGTAACTAACAAGTGTAAAATAACAATCACTATCTGGTTTAAAACCACCAGTGATCATCTTATTAAACAACTCCTTGGCTTTATTCAACTTCCCTTCCTTGCAATACCCATGAATTAACTGACAATATGTAACCGAATTAGGCTTCATCCCGCACGCCCAAAGAACATCAAGCAACCCTTTCGCCTCATCAGTCTTCTTAAGCTTACACAGGCTCTGAATCCTAATATTATACGTTGCAATCCCTACAGGGACTTGATACTTCTTCATCAACGCCAACACTTTTTCAACCTCCAAAAACTTCTCCTCCTTATAAAAACCAGCAATCAAAGTGCCAAAAGTAGTCGTATTTGGCTTGCAACCCTTCATAACCATCTCATCAATCACCGAATAACAAGAGCTCGAAGAACCCGACTCACAAAACGATTTGATCACAGTATTATAATTATCAAGATTCAGCTTAACCCCATATTTCACAGGAAATTCTAAATAGACACGCTTAACCTCGTCGTATTCTTTTGCTAACATACAAGAAAACAACAAAGCATTTAAAGATTTGGCACTTTGTGGAATACCCAACTGAGACATTTTATCAAACAATTGGAAGGCATTATCCAACAACCCAGCTTGACCGTAATAAACAATAGCATGAGAGATGAACttttcattattcaaatcgggtcGGGTTTTAATCAACTCATCAATGAAATCACGTATACCCTGAAGGTAATTCAAATCAGCAAGCTTCGAAATTGCGATTGAAAATGCAATGCGATCAAGATGTGATTCTGGTGTGAGTGAAGCTGCTCTGCAGATTTCGA
The window above is part of the Rutidosis leptorrhynchoides isolate AG116_Rl617_1_P2 chromosome 1, CSIRO_AGI_Rlap_v1, whole genome shotgun sequence genome. Proteins encoded here:
- the LOC139870228 gene encoding pentatricopeptide repeat-containing protein At1g11630, mitochondrial-like; the protein is MASSIAKLRYLNSYKLRLISFHHFQFRQLSSILNHPDSTTPLSSKDKSRAALSLLKTEKNPQRIIEICRAASLTPESHLDRIAFSIAISKLADLNYLQGIRDFIDELIKTRPDLNNEKFISHAIVYYGQAGLLDNAFQLFDKMSQLGIPQSAKSLNALLFSCMLAKEYDEVKRVYLEFPVKYGVKLNLDNYNTVIKSFCESGSSSSCYSVIDEMVMKGCKPNTTTFGTLIAGFYKEEKFLEVEKVLALMKKYQVPVGIATYNIRIQSLCKLKKTDEAKGLLDVLWACGMKPNSVTYCQLIHGYCKEGKLNKAKELFNKMITGGFKPDSDCYFTLVSYMCKDGEFEEALKVCKQSMEKDWVPNYSTMKLLVVGLAKSSKVQEAKELVGQMKERFPKNSHMWNDVEEILFKSEDT